A window from Streptomyces subrutilus encodes these proteins:
- a CDS encoding saccharopine dehydrogenase family protein gives MTEHDDGRTETAPAHAPAPAPGNRVIAVFGGYGHTARFVTAELLERGWTPVLSGRDGAKLEAAAARHGVEWRVASAADPASLDRAVAGAVAVINCAGPFAETAPPLVEAALRARIHYLDVTGEVLVARDTFDTYRDDPRVKEAGIVVAPVMAFYGAVGDLLATAAMGDWASADEISLAVALDSWQPTRGTRLAGARRAGRRLVFEDGRLQVRAADEPVPTTTWTFPEPFGTEEVVGEFSTTDVVSVSRHLATGRINAYLNAAPLNDLGDPGARGPQPADASGRSAQVFVVEVVVRRGSEERRVSARGRDIYAVTGPVVVEAAERIVTGRAAAAGVRTAGELFDAGDFLRSLPLDALDLGE, from the coding sequence ATGACGGAACACGACGACGGCCGAACCGAGACCGCACCCGCCCACGCACCCGCACCCGCGCCCGGGAACCGGGTGATCGCGGTGTTCGGCGGCTACGGCCACACCGCCCGGTTCGTCACGGCGGAACTGCTGGAACGCGGTTGGACGCCGGTGCTGTCCGGTCGGGACGGGGCGAAGCTGGAGGCCGCCGCGGCCCGCCACGGCGTGGAGTGGCGGGTCGCCTCCGCCGCCGACCCGGCGTCGCTGGACCGCGCGGTCGCCGGAGCGGTCGCCGTGATCAACTGCGCCGGCCCCTTCGCCGAGACCGCTCCGCCGCTCGTCGAGGCAGCGCTGCGCGCCCGGATCCACTACCTGGACGTCACCGGCGAAGTGCTCGTCGCCAGGGACACCTTCGACACCTACCGGGACGACCCGCGCGTGAAGGAGGCGGGCATCGTGGTGGCCCCGGTGATGGCCTTCTACGGCGCGGTGGGCGACCTGCTCGCCACCGCCGCCATGGGCGACTGGGCGTCCGCCGACGAGATCTCCCTCGCGGTCGCCCTGGACAGCTGGCAGCCGACCCGCGGCACCCGGCTGGCCGGTGCCCGCAGGGCCGGGCGGCGGCTGGTGTTCGAGGACGGCCGGCTCCAGGTCCGGGCGGCCGACGAGCCCGTCCCGACGACGACCTGGACGTTCCCCGAGCCGTTCGGGACCGAGGAGGTGGTGGGGGAGTTCTCCACCACCGACGTGGTCAGCGTCTCCCGGCACCTGGCGACCGGACGGATCAACGCCTACCTGAACGCCGCCCCGCTGAACGACCTCGGCGACCCGGGGGCGCGGGGCCCGCAGCCGGCCGACGCGTCGGGCCGGTCGGCCCAGGTCTTCGTGGTCGAGGTCGTCGTCCGCCGGGGCAGTGAGGAGCGGCGGGTGTCGGCGCGCGGGCGCGACATCTACGCCGTCACCGGTCCCGTCGTGGTGGAGGCCGCCGAACGGATCGTGACCGGCCGGGCCGCCGCCGCCGGGGTCCGCACCGCCGGGGAGCTCTTCGACGCCGGTGACTTCCTGCGGTCCCTGCCGCTGGACGCGCTGGACCTGGGGGAGTGA
- a CDS encoding NAD(P)H-binding protein: protein MTSNLSQILVLGGTGKTGRRVAEALRRSGVTPRVASRRSATRFDWTDRATWEPALTGMEAVYIVDSMGPEAPAEIADFSALAARTGVRRLVYLSGRPYGEIGGTWWMRIEEAVKASGLEWTILRPSWFAQNFTEELGMFGSLWDTGELALPTGNGREAFIDLEDLAEVAAVVLTRQGHAGRIYVLSGPRSLSFGDAVAELAEASGRPLRFVPISLDAHRAEFTAAGYPDHMVDDLHDLYEHISEERGAEPVDGVHEVLGRAARDFSDYVARTDFTRL, encoded by the coding sequence ATGACCAGCAACCTTTCCCAGATCCTCGTCCTTGGCGGCACCGGCAAGACTGGCCGCCGTGTTGCCGAAGCGCTGCGGCGCAGTGGTGTGACCCCGCGGGTGGCGTCCCGCCGCAGCGCGACCCGCTTCGACTGGACGGACCGTGCGACATGGGAGCCCGCCCTTACGGGTATGGAGGCCGTCTACATCGTCGACTCCATGGGGCCTGAGGCCCCTGCGGAGATCGCCGACTTCTCGGCTCTCGCCGCACGTACCGGCGTCCGCAGGCTCGTGTACCTCTCCGGCCGCCCCTACGGTGAGATCGGCGGAACCTGGTGGATGCGCATCGAAGAGGCCGTGAAGGCCTCCGGCCTCGAGTGGACGATCCTGCGCCCCTCGTGGTTCGCCCAGAACTTCACCGAGGAACTCGGCATGTTCGGCAGCCTGTGGGACACCGGCGAGCTCGCCCTGCCCACGGGCAACGGGCGGGAAGCCTTCATCGACCTTGAGGACCTTGCCGAGGTCGCAGCCGTCGTGCTCACGCGGCAAGGCCATGCCGGACGCATCTACGTCCTGTCCGGTCCCCGGTCTCTGAGCTTCGGCGACGCCGTCGCGGAACTCGCCGAGGCGTCCGGCAGGCCACTGCGCTTCGTCCCGATCTCACTGGACGCACACCGTGCCGAGTTCACGGCCGCCGGTTACCCCGATCACATGGTGGACGACCTGCACGACCTTTACGAGCACATCAGCGAGGAACGGGGGGCTGAACCCGTCGACGGTGTCCACGAAGTCCTCGGCCGCGCCGCCCGTGACTTCTCCGACTACGTCGCCCGCACGGACTTCACACGGCTGTGA
- a CDS encoding AraC family transcriptional regulator → MNDALTALLQDVRARGAVFDQSALVPPWSLRFADPGPLGVLTMLSGNAWLRPDGGEPTPLNRGDVAIVVGPQPYTVADSPDTAPVAIVGEHGICAIPGGSRITADELAMCATGTTTAETILLRSSYPVRGRVSDRVLTSLPRVALVPAGPERSLPLAMIEAELRKDAPGRQALLDRLLDTLLITTLRDWFDRSEAGAPAWYRAHGDPAVGHALKLIHTEPARPWTVASLAAETGMSRARFALRFADLVGQPPMTYLTEWRLCRAADLLSDTDATLDAIARQVGYSNAYTLSVAFKRASGIRPSEHRAAARSVRSPAHGPH, encoded by the coding sequence GTGAACGATGCTTTGACCGCGCTGCTCCAGGACGTGCGGGCACGTGGGGCCGTGTTTGATCAGTCAGCCCTCGTCCCGCCGTGGTCCCTGCGCTTTGCCGACCCCGGACCCCTGGGGGTGCTGACCATGCTCAGCGGCAACGCGTGGCTCCGCCCGGACGGCGGCGAACCAACGCCGCTGAACCGGGGCGATGTCGCGATCGTCGTGGGTCCCCAGCCCTACACGGTCGCCGACTCGCCCGACACCGCGCCCGTGGCGATCGTGGGCGAACACGGCATCTGCGCCATCCCCGGGGGCAGCCGGATCACGGCGGACGAGCTGGCCATGTGCGCCACCGGCACCACCACCGCCGAGACGATCCTGCTCAGGAGCTCCTACCCGGTGCGCGGGCGGGTCTCCGACCGCGTCCTCACCTCCCTGCCCCGCGTAGCCCTCGTACCCGCGGGTCCCGAACGGTCCCTGCCCCTGGCAATGATTGAAGCCGAGCTGCGCAAGGACGCGCCGGGGCGCCAGGCCCTCCTCGACCGCTTGCTCGACACCTTGCTCATCACCACCCTCAGGGACTGGTTCGACCGCTCCGAAGCCGGTGCGCCGGCCTGGTACCGGGCGCACGGCGACCCGGCCGTCGGGCACGCCCTGAAACTCATCCATACCGAACCCGCCCGCCCCTGGACCGTCGCCTCCCTCGCCGCCGAGACAGGCATGTCACGCGCACGCTTCGCCCTGCGCTTCGCCGACCTCGTCGGCCAGCCGCCCATGACCTACCTCACCGAGTGGCGCCTGTGCCGCGCCGCGGACCTTCTCTCCGATACGGACGCGACACTCGACGCCATCGCCCGCCAGGTGGGCTACTCCAACGCCTACACCCTGAGCGTGGCCTTCAAGCGCGCCAGCGGCATCCGCCCGAGCGAACACCGCGCCGCCGCACGCAGCGTCCGGTCTCCAGCGCATGGCCCGCACTGA
- a CDS encoding polyprenyl synthetase family protein: MPATIETMLYEFLDGQVRAAADLPELALFTDLLRTMIAAGGKRIRPVLCLVGWQAASDLAPPPAVWRVAASLELFHLFALIHDDIMDASPTRRGKPTAHHRLATHHAGRPDADTLGTNAAILLGDLALGWSYELLHTSHPSPTTEHASRAWPLLNALRTETLVGQYLDLLASGPTPTTLPTVSAACRVIRYKTTKYTCERPLHLGAHLAGAGPDVLAALSAYALPLGEAFQLRDDLLGVYGAPERTGKSVMDDFREGKQTVLAATALARATPAQAHTLHAGLGNPYLTCAEAARMRQIITDTGAQATVENLITERYEQALAVLDHAPLRPPAVAFLRTMAAAVATRTS, translated from the coding sequence GTGCCCGCGACCATCGAGACCATGCTGTACGAGTTCCTCGACGGGCAGGTCCGCGCCGCCGCCGACCTCCCTGAACTCGCCCTGTTCACGGACCTTTTGCGCACCATGATCGCAGCGGGCGGGAAACGGATCCGGCCCGTGCTGTGCCTGGTGGGCTGGCAGGCCGCAAGCGACCTGGCACCCCCGCCGGCGGTCTGGCGGGTGGCGGCCTCGCTGGAGCTGTTCCACCTGTTCGCCCTGATCCACGACGACATCATGGACGCCTCACCCACCCGCCGCGGCAAGCCCACCGCCCACCACCGCCTCGCCACCCACCACGCCGGCCGGCCCGACGCCGACACCCTCGGCACCAACGCCGCGATCCTCCTGGGCGACCTCGCACTCGGCTGGTCCTACGAGCTCCTGCACACCTCCCACCCCAGCCCGACCACCGAACACGCCAGCCGCGCCTGGCCCCTGCTGAACGCCCTGCGCACCGAAACCCTCGTCGGCCAGTACCTCGACCTCCTGGCCTCCGGACCAACCCCCACCACCCTCCCCACCGTCAGCGCGGCCTGCCGCGTGATCCGCTACAAGACCACCAAATACACCTGCGAACGTCCCCTGCACCTCGGTGCGCACCTCGCCGGAGCCGGCCCGGACGTGCTCGCCGCGCTCTCGGCCTACGCGCTGCCGCTGGGCGAGGCATTCCAGCTCCGCGACGACCTGCTCGGCGTGTACGGAGCACCGGAGCGCACCGGGAAGTCCGTCATGGATGACTTCCGGGAAGGCAAGCAGACCGTGCTCGCCGCCACCGCTCTGGCGCGTGCCACCCCGGCACAGGCTCACACCCTGCACGCCGGCCTCGGTAACCCGTACCTGACCTGCGCCGAAGCGGCACGGATGCGCCAGATCATCACCGACACCGGAGCTCAGGCCACCGTCGAGAACCTGATCACCGAACGGTACGAGCAGGCCTTGGCCGTCCTCGACCACGCACCGCTGCGGCCTCCGGCCGTCGCCTTCCTGCGGACGATGGCCGCTGCGGTGGCCACCCGTACCTCCTGA
- a CDS encoding terpene synthase family protein, whose translation MHTIPDPSAPNLLRLPPLYCPIDAAIHPEYDSIERDSRAWMDRYHLYTSDIDRAWVIARHYAEAMARIYPEGLTDRVALTARWLHWIFYVDDVRMETAVNVTKLASAISLTSHLLRVMESPATEPTAEQTGPVAALQSLMASVQAVATPTQLHRFVEAHRKWFHAILWGMAAPTPASLDEFLHLRMLNAGGAASLSWSEITTGEEIPGDEFHSPAMRALQESSFLMMALDNDLLSYNRESLIDGTHINIVMVLARLNDCPPEQALHQAVAMRDRLTTLFLRLREQEFPRLSAPAKAYVADLDYAIRSNLDWGSNSARYTAVTPRTQLPPSNPAPIPLTLTDHPSDPSTEPLPCPSIAWWWQQLR comes from the coding sequence ATGCACACGATCCCGGACCCGAGCGCACCGAACCTGCTGCGGCTGCCGCCGCTGTACTGCCCCATCGACGCCGCGATTCACCCCGAGTACGACAGCATCGAACGCGACTCCCGGGCCTGGATGGACCGCTACCACCTCTACACCAGCGACATCGACCGGGCCTGGGTCATCGCACGACACTACGCGGAGGCCATGGCCCGCATCTATCCCGAAGGCCTCACCGACCGCGTCGCGCTCACCGCGCGATGGCTGCACTGGATCTTCTACGTCGACGACGTCCGCATGGAAACCGCCGTCAACGTCACCAAGCTCGCCTCGGCGATCAGCCTCACCAGCCACCTCCTCCGCGTCATGGAGTCCCCGGCCACCGAACCGACGGCGGAACAGACCGGACCGGTCGCCGCGCTGCAGTCCCTCATGGCCTCGGTCCAAGCCGTCGCCACCCCGACCCAGCTGCACCGGTTCGTCGAGGCCCACCGCAAGTGGTTCCACGCCATCCTGTGGGGGATGGCCGCCCCCACCCCCGCCAGCCTGGACGAGTTCCTGCACCTGCGGATGCTCAACGCCGGCGGCGCCGCCAGCCTGTCCTGGTCGGAGATCACCACCGGCGAGGAGATCCCCGGGGACGAATTCCATTCACCCGCCATGCGCGCACTCCAGGAGTCGTCATTCCTGATGATGGCCCTCGACAACGATCTCCTCTCCTACAACCGCGAAAGCCTCATCGACGGAACCCACATCAACATCGTGATGGTGCTCGCCCGGCTGAACGACTGCCCGCCCGAACAAGCCCTCCACCAGGCCGTGGCCATGCGAGACCGCCTGACGACACTGTTCCTACGCCTCCGTGAGCAGGAATTCCCCAGGCTGAGCGCCCCCGCGAAGGCCTACGTCGCGGACCTCGACTACGCCATCCGCTCCAACCTCGACTGGGGATCCAACTCCGCCCGCTACACCGCCGTAACCCCCCGCACCCAGCTCCCACCCAGCAACCCCGCCCCCATCCCGCTGACCCTCACCGACCACCCCAGCGACCCCAGCACCGAACCCCTGCCCTGCCCCTCGATCGCCTGGTGGTGGCAACAACTACGCTGA
- a CDS encoding ABC1 kinase family protein: MGRLAAEEAERTAGGRRGGGDAAVVRARAVRRALEDLGPLYIKVGQMLSTRPDMVSAAMVEEFQKLHDHVAPSPFAEFEPVLAGELGADWPAGFRDIDTDHPIGTASLAQVYRAVLADGTPAAVKIQRQGVREVMDADMKLLSSLARFAGRRAPRLNAVIDFEAMLAVLFDAMRPELDFVVEARNMKTARKAAAGFKHIAVPEVLRATPRVLVQTLAPGCSIREADPASFPLQERLHIGRDLLAFMYRGYFLDGWFHADPHPGNIFVQPGSPAHLIDWGMVGRIDRSLGTHILRVLLSVAQNDGAALAQAWIELGDATPWAQVSGFRADMVALVPKVADASLEDLDFGLTLTSVLEHSTKRGIKTSPMIAVLGKSFANIEGSIRYLSPELSLLDVFGEELLSIVEGHAMRYVSGPQAVHALLEGIEDSVRTPQQLRGIIRDLAEHRTGVNVAPQRGEAAAVTLAAGAARRLRDAALLTMAILWWRRTHAGQ; encoded by the coding sequence GTGGGGCGCTTGGCTGCTGAGGAGGCCGAGCGCACCGCAGGCGGCCGCCGTGGAGGCGGCGATGCGGCAGTCGTACGGGCGCGGGCGGTGCGGCGGGCGCTGGAGGATCTGGGGCCGCTGTACATCAAGGTGGGGCAGATGCTGTCGACCAGGCCGGACATGGTGTCCGCGGCCATGGTCGAGGAGTTCCAGAAGCTGCACGACCATGTGGCGCCCAGCCCGTTCGCGGAGTTCGAGCCGGTGTTGGCCGGAGAGCTGGGGGCGGACTGGCCTGCGGGGTTCCGTGACATCGACACGGATCATCCGATCGGTACGGCCTCCCTTGCGCAGGTCTACCGGGCGGTTTTGGCGGATGGGACTCCGGCGGCGGTGAAGATCCAGCGCCAGGGTGTCCGCGAGGTGATGGACGCCGACATGAAGCTGCTGAGCAGCCTGGCTCGTTTCGCCGGGCGGCGTGCGCCGCGGCTGAACGCGGTGATCGACTTCGAGGCGATGCTGGCCGTTCTGTTCGATGCGATGCGCCCGGAGCTGGACTTCGTCGTGGAGGCGCGGAACATGAAGACCGCCCGCAAGGCCGCGGCCGGCTTCAAGCACATCGCGGTACCGGAGGTCCTGCGGGCCACCCCCCGGGTGCTGGTCCAGACGCTGGCCCCGGGCTGTTCCATCCGAGAGGCGGACCCGGCGTCGTTCCCCCTTCAGGAGCGGCTGCACATCGGCCGTGACCTGCTCGCCTTCATGTACCGCGGCTACTTCCTCGACGGCTGGTTCCACGCCGATCCCCACCCGGGGAACATCTTCGTCCAGCCGGGGTCGCCCGCCCATCTGATCGACTGGGGCATGGTCGGACGAATAGACCGCTCCCTGGGCACCCATATCCTGCGGGTTCTCCTCAGCGTCGCACAGAACGACGGTGCCGCTCTCGCCCAGGCGTGGATCGAGCTCGGGGATGCCACACCGTGGGCGCAGGTCAGCGGCTTCCGGGCGGACATGGTGGCTCTCGTCCCGAAGGTCGCGGATGCTTCCCTGGAAGACCTCGACTTCGGTCTCACGCTGACGTCGGTCCTTGAGCACTCGACGAAGCGCGGGATCAAGACCAGCCCGATGATCGCCGTTCTCGGCAAGTCCTTCGCCAACATCGAGGGTTCCATCCGGTACCTGAGCCCCGAGCTGTCCCTCCTCGACGTGTTCGGGGAGGAACTGCTCTCCATCGTCGAAGGCCACGCCATGAGGTATGTGTCAGGCCCGCAGGCCGTCCATGCCCTCTTGGAGGGCATCGAGGACAGCGTGCGGACGCCCCAGCAGCTACGGGGGATCATCCGTGATCTCGCCGAACACCGGACGGGCGTGAACGTCGCCCCGCAGCGGGGTGAGGCTGCCGCAGTGACGCTGGCGGCAGGTGCCGCCCGCCGGCTTCGCGACGCGGCACTGCTCACCATGGCGATCTTGTGGTGGCGCCGGACGCACGCTGGGCAGTAG
- a CDS encoding recombinase family protein: MSSGLLVHELKRLARNAAELMTLAAELQAGGIQLELLTSPLTGIYDPGGMGAMFFAVLAVAGHIERNYIREKALEGQVAAVEEGNHGGHHFDASGLQPAGLTLPGCRGPGPCQSLRPR, from the coding sequence GTGTCGTCCGGTCTTCTTGTCCACGAGCTCAAGCGCCTCGCGCGCAACGCGGCCGAGCTGATGACGCTGGCCGCCGAGCTCCAAGCCGGCGGCATCCAGCTCGAACTCCTCACCAGCCCGCTCACCGGCATCTACGACCCGGGCGGCATGGGCGCCATGTTCTTCGCCGTCCTCGCCGTCGCCGGGCACATCGAGCGCAACTACATCCGGGAGAAGGCCCTCGAAGGCCAGGTGGCCGCCGTCGAAGAGGGCAACCACGGCGGACACCACTTCGATGCCTCCGGGCTGCAGCCGGCAGGCCTGACACTGCCAGGGTGTCGTGGGCCTGGTCCTTGCCAAAGTCTCCGCCCCCGCTGA